The genomic window ATTCATGCGAGGAAGGAGATTTGAGAATGGAAGGATTTGAAAAAATTACAGGATATAAACATCATACTATACCACTTGCCGGGGATAAAACCCTTCATCATCCCGAATATTCCAAAAATTTTTTGGCTGACATTTCTTATATCGGAACCTATCTTCCAGAAAAACGCGATTTTTTCAAAAAAATAATATTTCCACTTCAGAAAAAATATAACATAAAACTTTACGGACAAGATTGGACTTTAAAAGATAGGGTATTGGGATTTACTCAAAAAGTTGGTCAGTATTATAATGTTCCATACTTTAGATCTTTCCAAAAACCAAAACTCCAACTTGAGGATGAGCGAAAAATCTACTCATCTTCCACCATTTCCATAAATGTTCATGAAAAGTATCAAAAAAAATTTGGAGGAGATTGTAATGACAGAACATTTAAAGTTCCTTTGTGTGGAGGATTTGAGATAACGGATGATGTCGCATGTATACGAAAATATTTCAGAGAAGGTGAGGAAATAATCATTGCAAAAAATGATGATGATTATGTACAAAAATTAGAATATTATCTGAAAAATCCAGAAAAAAGACGAGAAATTATAGAAGCGGGGAGAAAGCGAGTTTTAAAAGAGCATACATATCACGCTAGAATAGAAGATTTTATAAAACTTTTTACTGATATGCTATAACAAAAAAATTATCAATTTGTATATGCTTTTTAAATTTAAAAGAATATTTTTTTGGGTTTTCCCATTTTTAGTGAGCTCCGTTTTTATATATTTTTTGAATTATAAATTACAGGATGGCTTTCTTGTAGTTCACGATAGTCCTGTATATCATGATAAAGTTAGGGCGGATAAAGAATTTTTTTTTCTTTGGAATGAGGGTAATTTTGGTTTTGCTGATTTTTTGTGGCAAGGAACAGCCTTTTTTCCCCGAAGTATATCATTTTTTTTGTTTGAGGCGGGTTTTAATTCAAAAAATGTTCAGCTAATTTTGTATTTTGTAGCTATAAATTTTATTTGGTATTTTTCTTGGTGGTCATTTAAAGGGATATATAATATTCTTGATTTTAAAAATGTTAATAAGCAATCATTTTTAGCAGCAACTTTCTACACGTTTAATTTATACATGATAATAACATGGCACGCAGGAATTTCTGATTTTTTATTTATTCTTTTTGCTATAGCACCTCTGATTCTTAAATTTTTTATAAAGACATTATTATTTGATAATACGAAAATTATTTATCAAGGAATAACATTTGGATTATTTATATCTTTCTTAGTAAATACGGGACCATTTTTCTTAGCAATGTTTTTACCTTTTTTAGTTTCATATCTAGTAGTTACTTCCCTAAAAGGATTCTCTATATTTTTTTATAAAATTAAATTATTAATAATATCTTTTTTTGTTGTTATATTTCTAGCAGCTCCTTTTATTTTACTTCTTTTTCTTGCTCATGGATATACAGATAAATATTGGATAGAAAGTACCTCAAATGCCTTTATTTTTTCTGATGCTGGATTAGATGGTATTTTTAGGCTTTTTCTTGAATACTTTTTTGATAAAATATGGTTTGGAAGATTTTTTCATTCTTATTATCCTTATTATGAATCATGGCTAGCCATAGGGTCTATATATACTTTGTGGATATGCGGTTTATTTGGTATGTTTTATAATTTTAAAAACAAAACCATAAAGGATAAGTATTTCATTATTTTTATTATATTTTCTTTACTGATCGCTCTTTTTATGGCAAAGGCAAATCAATTGCCATTAGGAAGTCTGAATGAATATCTTTATGAAAAAGTACCAGTTCTCGCTCTTTTTAGAACACCAGATACTAAATTCGGATTACCAATTATTTTAATCTTATCTTTAATTATTGGATATTTCACCTTGTTGTATAGAAAAAATAAGTTAGTTATTTCTTTCATATCTTTTTTGATTATTTTGCAAGTAGGAATATTTTTTTCAGGCATTCCTATTATTGAAAAAAGAATAGGCGATGGATTTCAAAGAATTGTAGTTATTCCGGAGGAGTATAAAAATATAGCAAATATTTTAAATAGAGATCGTCTCGACGGATCTATTTTCATGTGCCCAGATGAAAGTTTTTTTACTAATTTTGATTATGGTAACGGATTTGGTCTTAATGGTCCTGATATTTTAGGAGAAATTATAGAAAGGCCGGTTATCTATGGTAATGGACTGACTTTTGGAAGATCATTGAAGAAATACAATTTTATCAACAATGGATCCGATGTTGATTTAATGAATATTCGATATTTCCTTATCAGAAAAGATATTATTAAGAATAATAAAGAATTATCTTGCGAAGAAATTTATTTTAATAATTCTTTAAAAGAGATTTATAATTCATCGGTTGGAACATTGTTTATAAATAAGCTTGATAATGAAAATTCTAATGTTATTTTTTCTGATAAAGATAATAATGTAATTGTTCATAAAGTTAGCCCTTTAAAATACGAAATTAAGGTATCTCACTTAAGTAAAAAAACTGATGTGGAATTCTTACAATCTTTTCATGATGGTTGGAAATTTTATCCTGGTACTGACTGGTCTATTTTTAACGTTCTATGGAAGAAGGATTTCTTCCAAGATACTCATAGAGTTTTTAATGGTTATGCAAATAAATGGACTATTGATCCTAAATATATAAAAGAAAATTTTCCGAAAGATTCTTGGGAAGAAAATCCTGATGGAAGTATTAATGTTGCTTTATCACTTTATTTTAAACCCCAATCATATTTTTATGCTAGCGTTCTCATATCCGGGATTTCTTTTTTTGCTTGCATTTCTTATTTAATATTTTTCTTTATAAAAAGAAAAAAAATAAATAGTAATGTTTCAATTTAAGAAAATAAATTTTATGATTTTTAATAAAAAACTCACATCTAAATTTCTCGAACAATTTTTTTGTTTTGGATTAATTTTTAGTATTGCATTTTTGTTAAACTCTTTCCCTTCCGAATCTATAGTTGCTGGTGGAGATTTTTATCAATTATTAAAACCTTCCGAACATTTTTCTCAGTATTTTTATGTATGGTTTAATCAACATGGTCAAGGACAGCTCAACACTATTTCTCCCGCGTACCCATTTTATACATTATTAGCCATTCTTGATTTTATAGGAATGAATACAGATACAATTTCAAGCTTTTATATTTTTTTTATTCTTTATGGTTCTTATTTAGGATTTTTTTTATCGATACGCTGGATTTATCCAGAAATAAAGAAATATGAAAGGATTGGATTTAGTTTATTCTATTCTCTTAATTATTTTACTTTTTCTATTTTTACGTATCCATGGGGGTTTTCTCATCATTTTCTTTTTTACATTTTTATACCCCCTTTAATAATTCTTTTTTTAAAAATATTCTTTATTAAAAAAATTGATATAAAATATTTTATAATCTTTTGGCTTATTTTTCTTATTTCAACTATTTCTTATTCTAATATAGCATTTCTAGCCTCTTTATTTTTTATTCAATCTATTTTATTTTTTATATTCTTAAAAGAATTTCCTCTTGAAAATATAGTGAAGAAAATTTTTATTTTCGTATTTATATACATAGCAACTTTTGGCTATTTTTTAGGAATTATTTTTAGTAGTAATAATAAGGAAACAGAAGGAAAACTTTCCGATAGCGTTGTGTTCGGAGGCGATATCACGAGATTTCTAAAAGAAACATCTAATACTATTTTGAATATATTGTCTTTAGATATAAATAATGGAAATTTTTACTCTTTTTTTATATATATTTTTGCATTTCTTATTTCTTTATTCGTGTTTTTCTTCTATAAGAGAAATGGTATTTCTCTTATAAGGAAGTCAATAATTCTCGGTTTGATAACTTGTTTTTTAATATTAATCTTTTTAACAATTCGTTTGGAAGAACCTTTTAAAAATATAAATACATTACTTTATACAAAATTATTAATTATTTTTAGATCACCTGACAAAATATTTGTTTTCATTCCTTTTTTCTTTTTTATAATTTTAACAGGAATCATCTCACATTTAAGATTGAATAAGATTAAATTAATGATCATTTTTACCATCTTAGCAATTCCTTCTTATCTTTTTTATGACGGTTCTATTGAAAAAAAACTAAGAGAAACTGATAAAAGACATAGCTATATCGTAAATATTCCCTCGGAATATAAAAAAGTAAGTATGCTTATTAATAAAAGTCATGAATCCACCTCAATTATCTCACTTCCTTATTCAGTAACTAACTCTATAAATTGGTCTGATTATCAGAAATGGAATTTTATAGGACATGACATTCTTTATCTTTTTTATAATAAAAATTATATATCCGCAAATTCTTTTGATCATCCTTCTTTTGAAACAAAATTTTCTTTTAAGGAGTATGAGAACTCCAAAGTTATTGATATCGAAAAATTTGAAAAGATTCTTCAAAAATTTAGCGCACAATATATTATTTTTCACAAGGATGTTCAAGTAGGAAAATTGAAAAATTCAACACTAACTCAAGAGACACTTTCTATTCTTGAATCAAATAATTTTTTA from Candidatus Moraniibacteriota bacterium includes these protein-coding regions:
- a CDS encoding glycosyltransferase, with amino-acid sequence MQKNKLNIIYHIPSLDTIYAGRTIYNGYKNAFEDLGHTFIPFTANDSQKELFEKIVPDIFITSLNAYNLKYLDLSLLKKQKKKGMKVFINTPFWTSPLSKMRINEAPSLSENKEYVQLIQSGTYGNVYFNSCEEGDLRMEGFEKITGYKHHTIPLAGDKTLHHPEYSKNFLADISYIGTYLPEKRDFFKKIIFPLQKKYNIKLYGQDWTLKDRVLGFTQKVGQYYNVPYFRSFQKPKLQLEDERKIYSSSTISINVHEKYQKKFGGDCNDRTFKVPLCGGFEITDDVACIRKYFREGEEIIIAKNDDDYVQKLEYYLKNPEKRREIIEAGRKRVLKEHTYHARIEDFIKLFTDML